Proteins found in one Mixophyes fleayi isolate aMixFle1 chromosome 8, aMixFle1.hap1, whole genome shotgun sequence genomic segment:
- the DMAP1 gene encoding DNA methyltransferase 1-associated protein 1: MTTGADVRDILELGGGEPENTGIISKKDIINADKTVQVPVYSEQEYQLYLHDDGWTKAETDHLFDLCRRFDLRFIVIHDRYDHQQFKKRSTEDLKDRYYGICAKLGNVRATPGTDLKIPVFDAAHERRRKEQLERLYNRTPEQVSEEEYLIQELRKIESRKKEREKKAQDLQKLITAADTTTELRRAERKATKKKLPQKKETEKPAVPETAGIRFPDFKSAGVTLRSQRMKLPSSVGQKKIKALDQMLSELGVDLNPMPTEEIVQMFNELRSDLVLLYELKQAFSNCEYELQMLRHRFEALSKTGIASAAVPVEVSSADIQAAVGTEEIKLEVKDPIIDVVGAPLTPNSRKRRESASSCSSVKKMKKP; the protein is encoded by the exons ACCGTGCAGGTCCCAGTGTACTCCGAGCAGGAATACCAGCTGTATCTACACGACGATGGCTGGACCAAGGCTGAGACAGACCATCTGTTTGACCTCTGCCGGCGTTTCGATCTGCGCTTCATTGTCATTCATGATCGCTACGACCACCAGCAGTTCAAG AAAAGGTCCACTGAGGATTTGAAAGATCGTTATTATGGAATCTGCGCCAAGCTGGGAAATGTTCGCGCCACTCCAGGTACAGACCTGAAAATTCCGGTGTTTGATGCCGCTCACGAGCGGAGGCGAAAGGAGCAGCTGGAGAGACTGTATAACAGGACCCCGGAGCAG gtgtcagaggaggAATATCTCATCCAAGAGCTGCGTAAAATCGAGAGCAGGAAGAAGGAGCGAGAAAAGAAAGCCCAGGACCTGCAGAAACTGATTACTGCGGCCGACACCACAACCGAGCTGCGCCGCGCCGAGAGGAAAGCCACCAAAAAGAAACTGCCGCAAAAGAAGGAAACGGAAAAACCT GCTGTGCCAGAAACTGCCGGGATCAGATTTCCGGATTTTAAATCGGCGGGCGTGACGCTGCGCAGCCAGAGG ATGAAACTCCCCAGCTCAGTTGGACAGAAGAAGATTAAAGCCCTGGATCAGATGCTATCGGAACTCGGAGTag ATTTGAACCCAATGCCCACGGAGGAGATTGTGCAGATGTTTAACGAGCTGCGCAGTGACCTGGTCCTGCTCTATGAACTGAAACAGGCCTTCTCTAACTGCGAGTACGAGCTGCAGATGCTTCGCCATCGCTTCGAAGCCTTGTCCAAAACCGGAATCGCCAGCGCGGCTGTGCCGGTGGAGGTATCAAGCGCTGATATTCAGGCAGCTGTCGGCACAGAGGAAATCAAACTGGAAGTGAAAGACCCCATTATTGATGTTGTTGGAGCCCCCCTAACGCCCAACTCG AGAAAGCGCCGGGAATCTGCCTCCAGCTGTTCATCCGTGAAGAAGATGAAGAAGCCTTGA